CTGGGATTTGCCGAAGATCGGATCTGGTGGGGCGCCTACTCCTGCGACCTGCCCCTCTTCCTCCGGGCGCACCCGGAAGCTGTACGCAAGCGGTCGTTTCTGTTCGTAGGACGGCTGGTGCCGGAAAAGGGAATAGACGTGCTGGCCCGCGCATACGCACAGTATCGAAGCACCTGCGAGGACCCGTGGGAGCTCGAGATATTCGGCAGTGGACCGCTAGCCGAGGCTGTCACAGGAGCGGAAGGCGTTACCAGCAACGGTTTCGCTCAACCCAGCGACCTGCCCCTTGCTTACGCCTCGGCGGGCTGTTTTGTGATGCCGAGCGTCTTCGAACCCTGGGGGGCGGTAATCCACGAAGCGGCCGCCGCAGGGTTGCCGATTATCTGCACGACCGCGTGCGGTGCTGCTCCTCACCTGGTGGAGGACGCAACTAACGGCTACCTGGTGGAGCCGGGAAACGCTCACATGCTGGCGCGGGCGATGCGGCGTATTTCAAATCTGGACGCGGCGGAACTGGGGCACATGGGCGCCATGAGCTCACTGCTCGCCGAGCGCTACAGCCCGGAACTCTGGGCGCACGCCTTCATCCAGCGGTCTGCCGAGGCTTTGGATAACCGGCGCTCTGGTGAGAGCGGGCAAAAACACTACTGAACGCGAGCAGGACGGGAACCCAGGGAAATCTTTGGAAGAGTACCGGCTGGGTCAGGCTGACCGTGAACGCGGCGGCAAGGCTTCCGAGTATGCCCGCCTGCACGATACGCAGCCGTTTTTGACCCGAGTCACGCCTTACGGTCTTGACCGCGATCAGGATCACGCCCAGATATCCGAACATGGCCAGGACGCCGCCGGTGTGCCAGATCATGAGAGGCGCATTGTGAACCTGCTGGCCGCTGTGCGCGACAGAGTCTTTCTCGGCAAAACCTACTCCTACCAGCGGATTCTTATAGATCCGGTCGAGCGCGGCGCGGATCGTCGCCAGCCTGATCGAGCCTGTTCCGGCGCCGCCCCTTACCTCGGTGAGCCGGTCCATCGGGGTGACCCCGGTGTCCAGCCGCTCCCGCAGCATGGGGCCGACCGTCGAGAAAGCGATTAACAGGCACGCGATCACGAAGATTCCGCTGACCATCGCTCCGGCAGTGGGCAGGCCGCCCGGCCGGAACTTCAACCAGTAATAGCCCATAACGCCGGCACCGACGATAGTTCCCAGAGCTGCGCCCACCGAACCTGAGAGCAGAACTGCGGCTAGGCAGAGTAACGAGCAGAGGGCTAACAACAACGAGATCAGCGGTTTTCGTGCAGTGAGAAGTGCGGCGGCTAGAGCAATTGGCGCCGCGAGGGCCCCCGCGCTCCCAAGGTGATTGACGTGATCGCTGAAGCCCGAAAGCCGACCGTAAGCCAAGGGCCCCAAAAACGGCACGTCGATGCCCTGGAGTTGTAGGGCGGCACCTACTCCCTGAATTGCGCCGGCCACTGCAACCACATACATCGCCCAGACCAACCCGATCTCACGCGTAAGCGTCGATGAAGCCAGAAGTGGGAGGGCCACGGTCACAAACAAAATTCGTACCAACCCCCCGAAGGACCCCGTTCTATCGCTGGCAAGAAGCGACGACAGGGTGCCACCGACAACCAGCGACAGGACGCAGAAGTAATAGAAGGCGGGGCGGATCAAGTTGATTGCGATGCTTTGGGGAGACGCCAGGAACCGGTAACCCATGAGAACCAGAGCGGCAATAAGCAGCCCATCGCCCAGGGTGATAAAGCTTGTGAGCCTCACGTTCACGAAGCTGCTCAAGCCCAGCCCAGCGATAAAGAGCATGGCGGTTACTGCGGGGTAGAAGGGTTCGCTGCGCTCGGCTAGGGCGGTAACAGACTGGACTGAGTGTCGCGGACTTGGTGCACCCGAGCTAAGGCGGTTCCTCGGTTCAGTGATGGCGATCGACCCCCCGGTCCTGAGCATGGGGCGTGGCTCGAACTGCCCACAGCATACTTAAACTTCCAGAGAATCGAGGAATCTACAATCGCCCACGGTCGCCGGTACGTTGTACCGGTGATCTCGCGGTTACCCGGTCAGCTTTACGCCGCGCCGCCGGGGCCTGAACTGAAGGTTTTGGTGTTCTCGGCCAGCCGGCCCATCTGGTTGGCGTTGCGGATGACCTCCTTGAGGGCGGTCAGATCCGATCCCATTCCCTGGAGTCTGGCGAACTGGTCGGCGGGAGCGGGCTCAACCGCCTCAGCCCGGGTCAGAGGATCTGTGAAACGGACCCTGACCGAGGAGTGAGTTGAGCAAATGCGCCGGAACCCCACGGTGTCGGGAGCCCACTCGATCGACGAGAGGGGGTAGGCGCACAGCAGGGTGAACGGTTGGTGGATGGAGAGTTTGTTCCACAGGGTCTCGAGGCGGAGGGCCGCTTCCTGGTTGGCCTCGGCCCAAAGCAGCGCGACCATCTCCCCGTAGATCCGAAGCCCGGAGCTGCCGTGTCCGGTCGACCGGACCAGGGCCCCTACGACCTGCACGAATAGCTCGGGGTCTGGAAGGCCGTCGACCATAAACCTGGCGAGCGTCTCGGCCGCGTCGAGATCGACAAAAAGGTTATTGCGCCGGGCGGTGTCTATGTCTTGTCCTCCGGCTTCGAGAACGGTGATAAAGGCGGCGCGGTGGGCAGGTGTTGCCACAAGTATCACGGGCTCGCCGGCCTGCATCGCCGGGATGAAGAAATCACGCACGCACTCCA
The sequence above is drawn from the Actinomycetota bacterium genome and encodes:
- a CDS encoding glycosyltransferase, which produces LGFAEDRIWWGAYSCDLPLFLRAHPEAVRKRSFLFVGRLVPEKGIDVLARAYAQYRSTCEDPWELEIFGSGPLAEAVTGAEGVTSNGFAQPSDLPLAYASAGCFVMPSVFEPWGAVIHEAAAAGLPIICTTACGAAPHLVEDATNGYLVEPGNAHMLARAMRRISNLDAAELGHMGAMSSLLAERYSPELWAHAFIQRSAEALDNRRSGESGQKHY
- a CDS encoding O-antigen ligase family protein, translated to MLFIAGLGLSSFVNVRLTSFITLGDGLLIAALVLMGYRFLASPQSIAINLIRPAFYYFCVLSLVVGGTLSSLLASDRTGSFGGLVRILFVTVALPLLASSTLTREIGLVWAMYVVAVAGAIQGVGAALQLQGIDVPFLGPLAYGRLSGFSDHVNHLGSAGALAAPIALAAALLTARKPLISLLLALCSLLCLAAVLLSGSVGAALGTIVGAGVMGYYWLKFRPGGLPTAGAMVSGIFVIACLLIAFSTVGPMLRERLDTGVTPMDRLTEVRGGAGTGSIRLATIRAALDRIYKNPLVGVGFAEKDSVAHSGQQVHNAPLMIWHTGGVLAMFGYLGVILIAVKTVRRDSGQKRLRIVQAGILGSLAAAFTVSLTQPVLFQRFPWVPVLLAFSSVFARSHQSAGYPKPRQTAG
- a CDS encoding MEDS domain-containing protein → MHDHLVEFYEAEDLLVECVRDFFIPAMQAGEPVILVATPAHRAAFITVLEAGGQDIDTARRNNLFVDLDAAETLARFMVDGLPDPELFVQVVGALVRSTGHGSSGLRIYGEMVALLWAEANQEAALRLETLWNKLSIHQPFTLLCAYPLSSIEWAPDTVGFRRICSTHSSVRVRFTDPLTRAEAVEPAPADQFARLQGMGSDLTALKEVIRNANQMGRLAENTKTFSSGPGGAA